A region from the Methylocystis iwaonis genome encodes:
- the polA gene encoding DNA polymerase I has product MTLTHKPVGPGSHVFLVDGSSFVFRAYFQSIRQDAKYNYRSDRLPTGAVRLFCTKLLQFVREGAAGATPTHLAIIFDKSENSFRKEIYPEYKAHRSEPPEDLVPQFPLMRAAVRAFGLTPIEQDIYEADDLIATYAAQAREKGADVLIVSADKDLMQLIGPGVTMYDPASGTAGAKGSREERLINEAEVVDYFGVTPDKVVDVQALAGDSTDNVPGAKGIGIKTAAQLINEYGDLDSLLEKAPGIKQPKRREALTDPQAVALIRLSKKLVELVRDAPVETKLDDLGLHQPDPNKLVAFLQAMEFTTITRRVGDLYGVDIHDIEPDPHYVGAAGWRARNGEVDHAAAPAGPKPKEPRAPAADKATEGFSPATLAGARKAAALAEKIDRSTYETVMSVERLEEWVADAFEAGIVALDTETTSLDPLSCDLVGVSLALGPGRACYIPLQHREGGNGDLFGGADLVAGQIPLETAIEKLKPLFEDDAVLKVAQNMKYDLLVLSRYGIEVAPMDDTMLISYALDTGRNNHGLDELAQKHLGHENITFAQVAGSGRTFIGFARVPLDKATEYAAEDADVSLRLWRALKPRLAAEGKTAVYETLERPMVTTLAHMERRGITIDRHMLSRLSGEFAQDMARLEADIFDLAGASFNLGSPKQLGDILFGKMGLPGAKKTATGAWSTSASVLEDLAAEGNEFCRRILDWRQLSKLKSTYADALPGFVNKETGRVHTCYSLAATTTGRLSSSEPNLQNIPVRNEAGRKIRKAFVAPPGRVLISADYSQIELRLLAHIADIPQLKKAFADGVDIHAMTASEMFGVPVKDMPPEVRRRAKAINFGIIYGISAFGLANQLSIPREEAGAYIKRYFERFPGIRDYMDATKKTVREKMCVTTIFGRALHFPRIASANASDRAFYERAAINAPIQGAAADIIRRAMVRMDAALVEADLSAQMLLQVHDELVFEAPEAEAEATIALARRVMEDAPLPAVQLTVPLQVDARAAKNWDEAH; this is encoded by the coding sequence ATGACACTCACGCACAAGCCCGTCGGCCCCGGCTCTCACGTCTTCCTCGTCGACGGCTCCTCCTTCGTCTTTCGCGCTTATTTCCAGTCGATCCGGCAGGACGCGAAATACAACTATCGCTCCGACCGGCTGCCGACCGGCGCCGTGCGGCTCTTCTGCACCAAGCTCCTGCAATTCGTGCGCGAAGGCGCGGCGGGCGCGACGCCCACCCATCTCGCCATCATTTTCGACAAGAGCGAGAACAGCTTCCGCAAGGAAATCTATCCCGAATACAAGGCGCATCGCAGCGAGCCGCCGGAAGACCTCGTCCCGCAATTTCCCCTGATGCGGGCGGCTGTGCGCGCCTTCGGCCTCACGCCGATCGAGCAGGACATCTACGAGGCCGACGACCTCATCGCCACTTACGCCGCACAGGCCCGTGAGAAGGGCGCGGATGTGCTCATCGTCTCCGCCGACAAAGACCTCATGCAGCTCATCGGGCCGGGCGTGACCATGTACGACCCGGCCTCGGGAACGGCCGGCGCCAAAGGCTCGCGCGAAGAACGGCTCATCAATGAGGCGGAGGTCGTCGACTATTTCGGCGTCACGCCGGACAAAGTTGTCGACGTGCAGGCGCTCGCCGGCGATTCGACGGATAATGTGCCGGGCGCCAAAGGCATCGGCATCAAGACCGCCGCCCAGCTCATAAATGAATATGGCGATCTCGACTCGCTGCTGGAAAAGGCGCCCGGCATCAAGCAGCCCAAGCGCCGCGAGGCGCTGACGGACCCGCAAGCGGTCGCGCTCATTCGCCTCTCCAAAAAGCTCGTCGAGCTCGTGCGCGACGCGCCGGTGGAAACCAAGCTCGACGATCTCGGCCTGCATCAACCCGATCCGAATAAGCTCGTCGCCTTCCTGCAGGCGATGGAGTTCACGACGATCACACGGCGCGTCGGCGATCTCTATGGCGTCGATATTCACGACATCGAACCCGATCCGCATTATGTCGGCGCGGCAGGCTGGCGCGCCCGCAATGGCGAGGTCGATCACGCCGCGGCGCCGGCGGGGCCAAAGCCGAAGGAGCCGCGTGCGCCTGCCGCCGACAAGGCGACGGAAGGCTTCTCGCCCGCGACGCTCGCCGGCGCCCGCAAAGCGGCGGCGCTCGCCGAGAAGATCGACCGCTCGACCTATGAGACCGTCATGTCCGTCGAGCGGCTCGAAGAATGGGTCGCCGACGCTTTCGAGGCGGGGATCGTCGCGCTCGACACGGAGACCACATCGCTCGATCCGCTGAGCTGCGATCTTGTCGGTGTGTCGCTCGCGCTCGGGCCGGGCCGCGCCTGCTATATTCCGCTTCAGCATCGCGAAGGCGGAAATGGCGATCTCTTTGGCGGCGCCGATCTCGTCGCCGGTCAGATACCGCTCGAAACCGCGATCGAAAAACTCAAGCCGCTCTTTGAGGACGACGCCGTCCTCAAGGTCGCGCAGAACATGAAATATGATCTGCTCGTGCTCTCGCGCTACGGCATCGAAGTCGCGCCGATGGACGACACGATGCTGATCTCCTATGCGCTGGATACAGGCCGCAACAATCACGGGCTCGACGAGCTTGCGCAAAAACATCTCGGACACGAGAACATCACTTTCGCGCAAGTGGCGGGCTCGGGCCGTACTTTCATCGGCTTCGCGCGCGTTCCGCTCGATAAAGCGACGGAATATGCAGCCGAGGACGCCGACGTGTCGCTGCGCCTGTGGCGCGCGCTGAAACCGCGCCTCGCCGCCGAAGGAAAGACCGCCGTCTATGAGACGCTGGAGCGCCCCATGGTGACGACGCTGGCGCATATGGAGCGGCGTGGAATCACCATCGACCGACACATGCTCTCGCGCCTCTCGGGCGAGTTTGCGCAGGACATGGCGCGGCTGGAGGCGGATATTTTCGATCTCGCCGGCGCGAGCTTCAATCTCGGCTCGCCCAAGCAGTTGGGCGACATTCTCTTCGGCAAGATGGGCCTGCCCGGCGCCAAAAAGACTGCGACCGGCGCCTGGTCGACCTCCGCCAGCGTGCTCGAGGATCTCGCGGCGGAAGGCAATGAATTCTGCCGCCGCATTCTCGACTGGCGCCAGCTTTCGAAGCTCAAAAGCACTTACGCCGACGCGCTGCCCGGCTTCGTGAACAAGGAAACCGGCCGCGTCCATACCTGCTATTCGCTCGCCGCGACGACGACGGGTCGGCTTTCGTCGTCCGAGCCCAATCTGCAGAACATTCCCGTGCGCAACGAGGCCGGCCGCAAGATCCGCAAGGCCTTCGTCGCTCCGCCGGGGCGTGTGCTGATCTCGGCGGATTACTCGCAGATCGAGCTGAGGCTGCTCGCGCATATCGCCGATATTCCGCAATTGAAGAAGGCTTTCGCCGACGGCGTCGACATTCACGCCATGACGGCCTCGGAAATGTTTGGCGTGCCGGTGAAGGATATGCCGCCGGAAGTGCGCCGGCGCGCCAAGGCGATCAACTTCGGCATCATCTACGGCATTTCCGCCTTTGGCCTCGCCAATCAGCTCTCCATTCCGCGCGAGGAGGCGGGGGCCTATATCAAGCGCTATTTCGAGCGCTTTCCCGGCATCCGGGACTATATGGACGCGACCAAGAAAACCGTGCGCGAGAAGATGTGCGTGACGACGATTTTCGGCCGCGCGCTGCATTTCCCGCGCATCGCCTCGGCCAATGCGTCCGACCGCGCCTTTTACGAGCGCGCCGCGATCAACGCGCCGATACAGGGCGCTGCCGCCGACATCATCCGCCGCGCCATGGTGCGCATGGACGCCGCGTTGGTCGAAGCGGATTTGTCGGCGCAGATGCTCTTGCAAGTGCACGACGAGCTCGTCTTCGAGGCGCCGGAAGCGGAAGCCGAGGCGACAATCGCCCTCGCCCGCCGCGTGATGGAAGACGCGCCCCTCCCCGCCGTGCAGCTCACAGTGCCGCTACAGGTCGACGCCCGCGCGGCCAAGAACTGGGACGAAGCGCATTAG